In the Candidatus Rhodoblastus alkanivorans genome, one interval contains:
- a CDS encoding MDR family oxidoreductase yields MSKFKAIRIDKDASGYRATYSEFDESELMDGDVTVRVSHSTVNYKDGLAITGKNPVVRRFPMIPGIDFAGVVESSSHPDFKPGDAVVLNGWGCGETHFGGYAQKARVKGDWLVPLPKAFTAAQSMAIGTAGYTAALAVLALEKQGMTPDRGPVLVTGAAGGVGSIAIALLATAGWRVIASTGRKEEADFLTYLGASEIIDRAELSAPGKPLGKERWAAAVDAVGSHTLANVLAQTSYEGAVAACGLAQGMDLTTSVAPFILRGVCLLGIDSVMKPKAVRLRAWERLARDLDQTKLAELSQTIGFYKIMDTAADILQGKVRGRVIVEIG; encoded by the coding sequence ATGTCCAAATTCAAGGCCATCCGCATCGACAAGGATGCGTCCGGCTACCGCGCGACCTATTCTGAATTCGACGAATCCGAGTTGATGGACGGCGACGTGACCGTGCGCGTCAGCCATTCAACGGTCAATTACAAGGACGGCCTCGCCATCACCGGGAAGAATCCGGTGGTGCGGCGCTTCCCCATGATCCCGGGCATCGACTTCGCCGGCGTAGTCGAAAGCTCGTCACATCCGGACTTCAAACCGGGCGACGCGGTGGTCCTCAACGGCTGGGGCTGCGGCGAGACTCATTTCGGCGGTTATGCGCAAAAGGCGCGGGTCAAGGGCGATTGGCTCGTGCCGCTGCCGAAGGCCTTTACCGCCGCGCAAAGCATGGCGATCGGAACGGCGGGCTATACCGCGGCGCTCGCGGTGCTGGCGCTGGAAAAGCAGGGGATGACGCCCGATCGCGGCCCCGTCCTCGTCACCGGCGCGGCGGGCGGCGTCGGCTCGATCGCCATCGCGCTGCTCGCCACGGCCGGCTGGCGGGTCATCGCCTCCACGGGCCGGAAGGAAGAGGCTGATTTTCTGACTTATCTCGGCGCATCCGAAATCATCGACCGCGCCGAACTTTCAGCCCCCGGAAAACCGCTCGGCAAGGAGCGCTGGGCGGCGGCGGTGGATGCGGTCGGCTCGCACACCCTCGCCAATGTCCTCGCCCAGACCTCTTACGAAGGCGCCGTCGCCGCCTGCGGCCTCGCCCAGGGCATGGACCTGACGACCTCCGTCGCGCCCTTCATCCTGCGCGGCGTCTGCCTGCTCGGCATAGACAGCGTGATGAAGCCCAAGGCGGTGCGCCTGCGAGCCTGGGAGCGGCTGGCGCGCGATCTCGACCAGACCAAGCTCGCAGAACTCAGCCAAACCATCGGTTTCTACAAAATCATGGACACCGCCGCCGACATTCTCCAGGGCAAGGTGCGCGGGCGAGTGATTGTGGAAATCGGCTAA
- a CDS encoding enoyl-CoA hydratase-related protein, producing MADIEIARRGAVLELTINRPAKKNALTNAMYRALNVALHEAERDLDIAAVLVAGAGGVFCAGNDIGDFVAAVSAGGEMAGADFIRKIAAFPKPLVAAVDGLAVGVGCTLLLHCDLIYATPESRFSLPFIDLGLLPEAGSSLLLPRRVGMARASAWLLAGESFSAAEALAAGLVNDIVAQDSLLATAREKAAKLAAKPRTALMAARKFLRGDKEEILTRIDAELEAFRNALASPQAQAALAAFLNKSK from the coding sequence ATGGCGGATATCGAAATCGCCCGGCGGGGCGCGGTGCTGGAATTGACCATCAACCGGCCCGCCAAGAAGAACGCCCTGACCAACGCCATGTACCGCGCGCTCAACGTGGCCCTCCACGAAGCCGAGCGCGACCTGGACATTGCCGCCGTCCTCGTCGCCGGCGCCGGCGGCGTGTTTTGCGCTGGCAACGATATCGGCGATTTCGTCGCCGCGGTCAGCGCGGGCGGGGAAATGGCCGGCGCCGATTTCATTCGCAAGATCGCCGCTTTTCCCAAGCCGCTCGTCGCTGCGGTCGATGGGCTCGCGGTCGGCGTCGGCTGCACCCTGCTGCTCCATTGCGACCTGATCTATGCGACGCCCGAATCGCGCTTCTCCCTGCCTTTCATCGATCTCGGCCTGCTGCCGGAGGCGGGCTCCTCGCTTCTGCTGCCGCGCCGGGTCGGCATGGCCCGCGCCAGCGCCTGGCTGCTCGCCGGCGAAAGCTTTTCGGCCGCCGAGGCGCTCGCCGCCGGCCTTGTCAACGACATCGTCGCCCAAGACTCCCTGCTCGCGACGGCGCGGGAAAAGGCGGCCAAACTCGCGGCCAAGCCGCGCACCGCCCTGATGGCCGCGCGTAAATTCCTGCGCGGCGACAAGGAGGAGATCCTCACCCGAATCGACGCCGAACTCGAAGCCTTCCGCAACGCCCTGGCGTCGCCGCAAGCCCAGGCCGCGCTGGCGGCCTTCCTCAACAAGAGCAAGTAA
- a CDS encoding LysR family transcriptional regulator — MNQISWDDFRLVRGISESGSLVGAAASLNLNHSTVFRRLGALEAMIGAKLFERSRNGYSPTAAGQEMVALAERMGRDVTDFERRIAGRDEKPSGLLRVTTNDALFNYVLAPILASFRKAFPDIQLDVLVTNQPLNLSRRDADIAVRSTYAPPETLVGRRIGPSVWGRYVSRALYEKGFDLADESNTYIAFNEQFGGVDVFDWIEKEIPPHRIAMRCNTTVGLAKCIAQGVGIGFLPRFVGDQHPELVCTDEPMAGRGAVLWLLTHPDLRHAARVRAFMDHAGVELSRRRAVLAGNGQGEGI, encoded by the coding sequence ATGAATCAGATCAGTTGGGACGATTTCCGCCTGGTGCGCGGAATTTCCGAATCGGGGTCGCTGGTCGGCGCCGCGGCGTCGCTCAATCTCAACCATTCGACCGTTTTTCGCCGTCTTGGCGCCCTTGAGGCGATGATCGGCGCCAAATTGTTCGAACGTTCGCGCAACGGTTATTCGCCCACCGCCGCCGGCCAGGAAATGGTCGCCCTGGCCGAGCGCATGGGCCGCGACGTCACCGATTTCGAGCGGCGCATCGCGGGGCGCGACGAAAAACCGTCCGGCCTGCTGCGGGTGACGACCAACGACGCCTTGTTCAATTACGTGCTCGCGCCCATTCTGGCGAGTTTCCGCAAGGCTTTTCCGGACATTCAGCTCGACGTGCTGGTAACCAACCAGCCGCTCAATCTCTCGCGCCGCGACGCCGACATAGCAGTGCGCTCGACCTATGCGCCGCCCGAAACCCTCGTCGGCCGGCGCATCGGCCCGTCGGTTTGGGGCCGATACGTCTCACGCGCGCTTTACGAGAAAGGCTTCGACCTCGCCGACGAGAGCAACACCTATATTGCCTTCAACGAACAATTCGGCGGCGTGGACGTTTTCGACTGGATCGAGAAGGAAATCCCGCCGCACCGCATCGCCATGCGCTGCAACACCACGGTCGGCCTCGCGAAATGTATCGCCCAGGGCGTGGGGATCGGCTTCCTGCCGCGCTTCGTCGGCGACCAGCACCCCGAACTGGTATGCACCGACGAACCCATGGCCGGACGCGGCGCCGTGCTGTGGCTTCTGACCCATCCCGACCTGCGCCACGCCGCGCGCGTGCGCGCCTTCATGGATCATGCCGGCGTCGAACTGAGCCGGCGCCGCGCCGTCCTCGCCGGCAACGGCCAGGGCGAGGGGATTTAG
- a CDS encoding SDR family oxidoreductase, translated as MAGLAGKTLFITGASRGIGLAIALRAARDGANIAIAAKTAEPHPNLPGTIFTAAKEIEDAGGRALPLTVDVREEAQVAAALARTAETFGGLDIVVNNASAIALGGSQQIDMKRFDLMHQVNARGSYMTAKLAFPFLAKAENPHVLMLAPPLDMKEKWFAPHTAYSMAKFGMSLAVLGLAGEFRPKGIAVNALWPRTTIATAAINNLLGGEQIMRASRKPEIMGDAAYAIFTSPSRAATGQFFIDDVLLASRGVKDFDAYRVDPTSPLAPDFFVPEDTPVPEGVSLKPAV; from the coding sequence ATGGCTGGTCTTGCTGGCAAAACCCTGTTCATCACCGGCGCCTCGCGCGGCATCGGCCTCGCCATTGCGCTGCGGGCGGCGCGCGACGGCGCCAATATCGCCATCGCGGCCAAGACGGCGGAGCCACATCCCAATTTGCCGGGCACCATTTTCACCGCGGCGAAAGAGATCGAGGACGCCGGCGGCCGCGCCCTGCCCCTGACCGTGGACGTCCGCGAGGAGGCCCAGGTGGCCGCGGCCCTGGCCCGGACGGCGGAGACTTTCGGCGGCCTGGACATTGTCGTCAACAACGCCAGCGCCATTGCGCTCGGGGGCAGCCAGCAGATCGACATGAAGCGTTTCGACCTCATGCATCAGGTCAATGCGCGCGGCTCCTACATGACGGCGAAACTCGCCTTTCCTTTTCTCGCCAAGGCCGAAAATCCCCATGTGCTGATGCTGGCGCCGCCGCTCGACATGAAGGAAAAGTGGTTCGCGCCCCACACCGCCTATTCCATGGCCAAATTCGGCATGAGCCTCGCCGTGCTCGGCCTTGCCGGCGAGTTCCGCCCGAAGGGAATCGCGGTCAACGCCCTGTGGCCGCGCACCACCATCGCCACCGCCGCGATCAACAATCTGCTCGGCGGCGAACAGATCATGCGCGCCTCGCGCAAGCCGGAGATCATGGGCGACGCGGCCTATGCGATTTTCACCTCGCCGAGCCGCGCAGCGACCGGCCAGTTTTTCATCGACGACGTTCTGCTGGCCTCGCGCGGCGTAAAGGATTTCGACGCCTATCGCGTCGATCCGACCAGCCCGCTCGCCCCGGATTTTTTCGTCCCCGAAGATACGCCCGTGCCGGAGGGCGTTTCGCTCAAGCCGGCGGTTTGA
- a CDS encoding L-threonylcarbamoyladenylate synthase, which yields MNKEDKRVTRLLAPGPAGIAEAAGILRAGGLVALPTETVYGLGGLATDPRAVAEIYRAKDRPSFNPLIAHVADVAAARREGVFDVRAEKLAEAFWPGPLTLVLPLAPGATVCDLARAGLDSIALRIPGNVLTRSVIAAAGGPVAAPSANLSGHVSPATAAHVLADLDGRIDAVVSGGACPVGVESTIVSLLDETPRLLRPGGVPRAEIERVLGESLAGAVEDEAGQPVAPGLLASHYAPRASVRLEAETLREGEIGLDFCGRFADAPGRALDLSPSGDLTEAAANLFSMLRALDASGAREIAVAPIPEEDLGEAINDRLRRAAAPRG from the coding sequence TTGAACAAGGAAGACAAGCGCGTGACCCGGCTGCTCGCGCCCGGTCCGGCGGGAATCGCAGAAGCTGCGGGGATTTTGCGCGCCGGAGGGCTGGTCGCGCTGCCGACGGAAACTGTCTATGGTCTCGGCGGCCTGGCGACCGATCCGCGCGCGGTGGCGGAAATCTATCGCGCCAAGGACCGGCCGAGCTTCAATCCCCTGATCGCCCATGTCGCAGATGTCGCGGCGGCGCGGCGCGAGGGGGTTTTCGATGTTAGGGCCGAGAAATTGGCCGAGGCGTTCTGGCCGGGGCCGCTGACTCTGGTTCTGCCGCTCGCGCCCGGCGCAACAGTCTGCGATCTGGCGCGGGCGGGCCTCGACAGCATTGCTTTGCGCATTCCTGGCAATGTCCTGACGCGCAGCGTGATCGCGGCGGCGGGCGGTCCGGTCGCGGCGCCCTCGGCCAATCTGTCAGGCCATGTCAGCCCGGCGACCGCCGCCCATGTGCTGGCCGACCTCGATGGCCGGATCGACGCCGTGGTCAGCGGCGGCGCCTGCCCGGTCGGCGTCGAATCGACGATAGTTTCCCTGCTCGACGAGACGCCCCGCCTCCTGCGTCCGGGCGGCGTTCCGCGCGCCGAAATCGAGCGCGTCCTGGGTGAAAGTCTTGCCGGAGCCGTGGAGGACGAGGCCGGCCAGCCGGTCGCGCCGGGCCTGCTCGCCTCCCATTATGCGCCGCGCGCCTCGGTGCGGCTCGAAGCGGAAACACTGCGAGAGGGCGAGATCGGGCTCGATTTCTGCGGCCGGTTCGCCGACGCCCCCGGCAGGGCGCTGGACCTTTCGCCAAGCGGCGACCTGACCGAGGCGGCGGCCAATCTTTTTTCCATGCTGCGGGCGCTCGACGCGAGCGGGGCGCGCGAAATCGCGGTCGCGCCAATCCCGGAAGAGGATCTCGGCGAGGCGATCAACGATCGCCTGCGCCGCGCGGCGGCGCCGCGCGGCTGA